One window of the Bradyrhizobium sp. NP1 genome contains the following:
- a CDS encoding LysR substrate-binding domain-containing protein, with product MSRQPLPTAGRARGKGRKPGRRASQVSAAKMPPLPSLRIFEAAARHRSFRQAAAELGLTGSAISHAIDALEKSVGVPLFVRGARGVSLTAAGSDYLPYVSEALSLISAGLSRIPYVQRTARLHISAAPSFASGFLLPRLHRFHARFPQLELAVDTSFEPASFTMDGVDLAIRHGWGDWPRTQSTLLFTETLVPVASPAYLARVASARGAIEWQDVSFIHTSNFPSDWSNWNAHAKRPITIGRHLTFDTAEMAVRAAAAGLGVAIARLPLALLACDAIVEVADRRVSLDDGYWIVQSENSGHRAPVEALKAWLIEETAGLRAKTGSAKPSRRRDR from the coding sequence ATGAGCCGCCAGCCTCTACCGACCGCCGGGCGCGCGCGCGGCAAAGGCCGCAAGCCGGGACGACGCGCCTCGCAAGTTTCCGCGGCCAAGATGCCGCCGCTGCCGTCGCTGCGCATCTTCGAGGCCGCCGCCCGACACCGCAGCTTCCGCCAGGCCGCGGCCGAGCTCGGATTGACCGGCAGCGCCATCAGCCACGCGATCGACGCGCTGGAAAAATCCGTCGGCGTGCCGCTGTTCGTTCGCGGCGCGCGCGGCGTCAGCCTGACCGCGGCCGGCAGCGACTATCTGCCTTATGTCTCGGAAGCGCTTTCCCTGATCTCCGCCGGGCTATCGCGCATCCCCTACGTGCAGCGCACCGCCCGCCTGCACATCAGCGCAGCGCCGAGCTTCGCGAGCGGCTTCCTGCTGCCGCGCCTGCACCGCTTCCATGCGCGCTTCCCGCAACTCGAGCTTGCGGTCGACACGTCGTTCGAGCCAGCATCCTTCACCATGGATGGCGTTGACCTCGCGATCCGCCACGGTTGGGGCGACTGGCCCCGCACCCAATCGACCCTGCTGTTTACGGAAACCCTGGTGCCGGTTGCTTCCCCCGCCTATCTCGCCCGCGTCGCGTCGGCGCGCGGCGCGATCGAGTGGCAGGACGTCTCCTTCATCCACACATCGAACTTCCCGTCCGACTGGAGCAACTGGAACGCGCATGCCAAACGGCCGATCACGATCGGCCGGCACCTGACCTTCGACACCGCGGAGATGGCGGTCAGGGCCGCGGCGGCCGGGCTTGGCGTCGCGATCGCGCGGCTTCCGCTCGCGCTTCTGGCGTGCGACGCGATCGTGGAAGTGGCCGATCGCCGCGTTTCGCTCGACGACGGCTACTGGATCGTGCAATCCGAAAACAGTGGCCATCGCGCGCCCGTCGAAGCGCTCAAGGCCTGGCTGATCGAGGAAACCGCCGGCCTGCGCGCCAAGACAGGATCGGCCAAACCGTCGCGGCGGCGCGATCGGTAG
- the gcvA gene encoding transcriptional regulator GcvA has protein sequence MKYRLPPLNALRLFEAAARLHSFRSAADELGLTPSAVGHGVLGLEQWLGTTLFRRTPKGLALSRAGQRYYPIVCQALDLLSKGSEELGGHRKKHELAISAAPTFAARWLLPRLQDFRDRHPDIKVMLDTARGQSDLASGQADIAIRLGRGDWPDLAAELLMEEQLVPVCAPRLARRLSAPDRIDDAPLIHVNSASVDWDAWARITGRPAIDATKGLKFDTLEMAFEAACQGLGIALGRKPLVEPELRAGRLVEVCAAPVRSETGYWLLCPKRNEGSTAVRRFRDWIAAQARQADNGQEPSTPPPVSHRRGREAAR, from the coding sequence ATGAAGTACCGCCTGCCACCGCTGAATGCCCTGCGGCTGTTCGAAGCCGCCGCGCGCCTGCACAGCTTCAGGAGCGCGGCGGACGAGCTCGGCCTGACACCGAGCGCCGTCGGCCACGGCGTGCTTGGCCTCGAACAATGGCTCGGCACGACCCTGTTCCGCCGCACGCCGAAGGGGCTCGCGCTCTCGCGCGCCGGACAACGCTACTATCCGATCGTGTGCCAGGCGCTCGACCTGCTCTCGAAAGGAAGCGAGGAGCTCGGCGGCCACCGCAAGAAGCATGAGCTTGCGATCAGCGCCGCACCGACCTTCGCCGCGCGCTGGCTGTTGCCGCGGCTGCAGGACTTCCGCGACCGCCACCCCGATATCAAGGTGATGCTCGATACCGCGCGCGGTCAGTCGGACCTGGCGAGCGGACAGGCCGATATCGCGATCCGGCTCGGCCGCGGCGACTGGCCCGATCTTGCGGCCGAACTCTTGATGGAAGAGCAGCTCGTGCCGGTGTGTGCGCCGCGTCTCGCCAGGCGCTTGAGCGCGCCCGACCGGATCGACGACGCGCCGCTGATCCATGTCAACAGTGCGAGCGTCGACTGGGACGCCTGGGCCCGCATCACGGGACGGCCCGCGATCGACGCAACCAAGGGTCTCAAATTCGACACGCTGGAGATGGCGTTCGAAGCGGCATGCCAGGGCCTCGGCATCGCGCTCGGGCGCAAGCCGCTGGTCGAGCCGGAGCTTCGCGCCGGCCGGCTGGTCGAAGTCTGCGCGGCCCCCGTGCGCAGCGAAACCGGCTACTGGCTGCTTTGCCCGAAACGAAACGAGGGCAGCACGGCGGTGCGACGGTTCCGCGACTGGATCGCGGCACAGGCACGCCAGGCGGATAATGGTCAAGAGCCGTCCACGCCGCCGCCGGTCAGCCACCGCCGAGGGCGCGAGGCCGCGCGATGA
- a CDS encoding RraA family protein, with protein sequence MTEALAAQLAGLTTPHLADGCLRLGVPIRVAPAGVRPLVRGMRCSGVARPVRHVGSIDVFLEVFEKVQPGEVLVIDNGGRTDEACIGDIILLEGKAAGLGGFVIWGLHRDDSELSGIGFPVFSMGALPTGPQRLHARAPDTFGRASFGQHMITADDFVVADDNGVIFLPRQNLAEIVSAANAYRETEARQLKAMREGKAYRSQTRFADYLARRVSDPAYGFRQHLKDIAAAGEV encoded by the coding sequence TTGACCGAAGCCCTTGCCGCGCAGCTCGCTGGGCTGACGACCCCGCATCTTGCCGACGGCTGCCTTCGCCTTGGCGTTCCAATCCGTGTCGCGCCGGCCGGCGTGCGGCCGCTCGTGCGCGGCATGCGGTGCAGCGGCGTGGCGCGGCCGGTGCGCCATGTCGGCAGCATCGACGTGTTCCTGGAAGTGTTCGAGAAGGTGCAGCCCGGCGAGGTGCTGGTCATCGACAATGGCGGGCGCACCGACGAAGCCTGCATCGGCGACATCATCCTGCTCGAAGGCAAGGCCGCAGGCCTCGGCGGCTTCGTGATCTGGGGCCTGCATCGTGACGACAGCGAATTGTCCGGGATCGGCTTTCCGGTGTTCAGCATGGGCGCGCTGCCGACGGGGCCGCAGCGCCTGCACGCCCGCGCGCCCGACACCTTCGGCCGCGCCAGCTTCGGCCAGCACATGATCACGGCCGACGATTTCGTGGTCGCCGACGATAACGGTGTCATCTTCCTGCCGCGGCAGAACCTCGCCGAGATCGTGAGCGCTGCGAATGCCTATCGCGAGACCGAGGCGCGACAGCTCAAGGCCATGCGGGAGGGCAAGGCCTATCGCAGCCAGACCCGCTTCGCCGACTATCTCGCGCGGCGCGTCAGCGATCCGGCCTACGGCTTCCGCCAGCATCTCAAGGACATCGCGGCGGCGGGGGAGGTCTAG
- a CDS encoding hemolysin family protein: MPSADGSTTELLGIVAILVLVAANGFFVASEFSLVAVRRSRVTELVTLGRANAAALQRALDNLDANLAATQLGITMSSLALGWIGEPALARFIEPLLSGLPGSIVSAGSHTVAITITFGIITALHIVLGELAPKSLALQRSEETALWIVQPLGFFRFLLWPVIRLLNGLGNLVLRACGLHPGGTEQSLHSPEELKLLVSASAQAGLLRQVQQEVVERVISMGGRLIGDIMTPRPEVDWVDANDSREEMLRVIRKSRHEQILVCSGAIDNTLGMVVKRDLLDQAVDGLPIDPMTCIRQPLVVPERMQIVRLLELFKDQPVRLALVVNEYGGLEGIVTQTDLLEVVAGDLSGVANEDPDVIEQADGSLLVDGMMPAYDALDRLEISAVAERTSFNTMAGFVLHRMGRIPAAGDHFEWRGWRFEIVRMEGRRIDKVRVSRSPPSGGEPEHPVVAQ, encoded by the coding sequence ATGCCCAGCGCAGATGGCAGTACAACTGAGTTGCTCGGCATCGTGGCAATCCTTGTCTTGGTCGCAGCCAACGGATTTTTTGTTGCCTCTGAATTCTCCCTGGTCGCCGTTCGGCGAAGCCGGGTCACGGAACTGGTCACATTGGGGCGCGCCAATGCTGCAGCATTGCAAAGAGCCCTCGACAATCTCGACGCCAATCTCGCGGCCACGCAGTTGGGGATCACCATGTCGTCGCTTGCCCTCGGCTGGATCGGAGAGCCGGCGCTCGCGCGCTTTATCGAACCGCTGCTCAGCGGGCTTCCTGGATCAATCGTCTCGGCTGGTTCTCACACCGTCGCGATCACAATCACGTTCGGCATCATCACAGCCTTGCACATCGTGTTAGGCGAGCTCGCTCCCAAAAGTCTTGCCCTGCAGCGCAGCGAGGAGACGGCGCTGTGGATAGTCCAACCGCTTGGATTTTTTCGTTTCTTGCTGTGGCCCGTGATCAGGCTGCTGAATGGCCTCGGCAATCTGGTATTGCGGGCTTGCGGTCTGCATCCGGGCGGGACCGAGCAATCCCTGCATTCGCCGGAAGAGTTGAAACTCCTGGTGTCCGCGAGCGCGCAAGCCGGACTTTTGCGGCAGGTTCAGCAGGAAGTTGTCGAACGAGTGATCAGTATGGGTGGGCGTCTGATCGGTGACATCATGACGCCACGACCGGAAGTTGATTGGGTAGATGCGAACGACAGCCGCGAGGAAATGCTGCGAGTCATTCGGAAATCCAGACACGAGCAAATCCTTGTTTGCAGCGGTGCGATCGACAACACGCTCGGCATGGTAGTCAAGAGGGACCTGCTGGATCAGGCCGTTGACGGCCTTCCTATCGATCCGATGACATGTATCCGACAGCCGCTCGTGGTTCCCGAGAGGATGCAGATCGTTCGGCTGCTTGAGCTATTCAAAGACCAACCCGTTCGTCTGGCGCTGGTAGTCAACGAATACGGCGGTCTCGAAGGCATCGTGACCCAGACCGATCTTTTGGAAGTGGTGGCCGGCGATCTTTCCGGGGTGGCGAATGAAGATCCCGATGTCATCGAGCAGGCCGACGGATCGCTGCTTGTGGATGGCATGATGCCGGCTTACGATGCACTCGATCGGCTCGAGATTTCAGCGGTGGCCGAGCGTACGAGCTTCAACACGATGGCCGGGTTCGTTCTCCATCGCATGGGACGCATCCCTGCAGCCGGGGACCATTTTGAATGGAGGGGGTGGCGATTCGAGATCGTCAGGATGGAAGGCCGCCGAATTGACAAAGTGCGGGTCTCGCGAAGCCCGCCCAGTGGCGGCGAGCCGGAGCATCCTGTTGTCGCTCAGTAA
- a CDS encoding MarR family winged helix-turn-helix transcriptional regulator produces MKKTKRTPAGEALTNLMLDLFRLSSRLLTVGDRLAAGLGLTSARWQILGAIVEAERPQPVAWLARDLGANRQNVQRIVNDLHGEGLVAFEANPHHRRAQLVVLTDKGKRTFDTAMELQAPWVNGLSEGLSVKDLQTVHRVVAALRKKLESKDEPEERV; encoded by the coding sequence ATGAAAAAGACCAAGCGAACTCCAGCCGGCGAGGCCCTGACCAACCTCATGCTCGACCTGTTCAGGCTCAGCAGCCGACTTTTAACGGTCGGCGATCGGTTGGCGGCGGGTCTTGGGCTGACGAGCGCCCGCTGGCAGATCCTTGGCGCCATTGTGGAGGCAGAGCGCCCCCAGCCCGTCGCGTGGCTCGCCCGCGATCTGGGAGCTAATCGCCAAAACGTGCAGCGGATCGTCAATGACCTGCACGGCGAAGGGCTTGTGGCATTCGAGGCAAATCCGCATCACCGGCGGGCCCAACTCGTCGTCTTGACTGACAAGGGTAAGCGTACCTTCGACACCGCGATGGAATTGCAGGCGCCTTGGGTCAACGGCCTCTCGGAAGGGCTCTCCGTCAAGGACCTGCAAACTGTTCACCGTGTCGTCGCGGCACTACGGAAGAAACTAGAGAGCAAGGACGAACCTGAAGAGCGGGTGTAG
- a CDS encoding antibiotic biosynthesis monooxygenase family protein: MSLLRPLDPAFPIERQLGIDTGPVVLVNVVTLDKADEQSFLEVWQDDAVFMKRQPGFISTQLHRAIGESPTYLNYAVWETTADFRAAFAHPEFRSKISACPSSVVSSPHLFQKVAVSGVCVA; encoded by the coding sequence ATGTCGCTGCTACGCCCGCTAGACCCTGCCTTTCCGATCGAACGTCAGCTCGGTATCGATACCGGGCCCGTCGTGCTGGTGAATGTCGTCACGCTCGACAAGGCCGACGAGCAAAGCTTCCTCGAGGTCTGGCAAGACGATGCTGTCTTCATGAAGCGCCAGCCTGGCTTCATCTCCACTCAGCTCCACCGCGCCATCGGCGAAAGCCCGACCTATCTGAACTATGCCGTTTGGGAAACGACCGCTGACTTCCGAGCAGCGTTCGCGCACCCTGAGTTCAGATCGAAGATCTCCGCCTGTCCGTCTTCCGTCGTCTCTTCCCCGCACCTGTTCCAGAAGGTTGCCGTCTCGGGTGTCTGCGTCGCCTAG
- a CDS encoding LysR family transcriptional regulator has product MSRGRLIELEAAVAVARRRSFRAAAAELGLSSTALSQAIAELEARLGVRLFNRTTRSVSPTPAGEQFLAQVAPALTAIRDAADTVNQHRSTPSGVLRLNTSAGAARRILRPIVFEYLKRYPEMSVDIVTEGKLIDIVREGFDAGFRLAEQVPADMISVALGRDERLVIVGSPAYLAGRALPIAPADLAEHACIRMRLPGGAVYRWEFEKDGEQVLVDVSGRLTLDDVGLIRDAALAGCGLAYVSEWEVADDLHEGRLVHLLAEWTPPFPGICLYYPGRRHVPAGLRAFIDLIQERRRHPRG; this is encoded by the coding sequence ATGAGCCGAGGACGACTGATCGAGCTGGAGGCGGCGGTGGCGGTCGCACGGCGCCGGAGTTTTCGCGCCGCGGCCGCCGAACTCGGACTGTCCAGCACAGCCTTGAGTCAGGCCATCGCCGAACTCGAGGCACGCCTGGGTGTGCGCCTGTTCAACCGGACGACGCGCAGTGTCTCGCCGACGCCGGCCGGGGAGCAGTTTTTGGCCCAGGTCGCGCCAGCACTGACCGCGATCAGGGACGCCGCCGACACGGTCAATCAACACCGCTCCACCCCGAGCGGCGTGCTGCGACTGAACACCTCGGCGGGAGCGGCGCGGCGGATCCTGCGGCCGATCGTCTTCGAGTATCTGAAGCGCTACCCCGAGATGTCAGTCGACATCGTCACCGAAGGGAAGCTGATCGACATCGTGCGCGAGGGATTCGACGCCGGCTTCCGCCTCGCCGAGCAGGTGCCCGCCGACATGATTTCCGTTGCGCTCGGGCGCGACGAGCGCCTTGTCATCGTAGGCTCCCCCGCCTACCTGGCCGGGCGGGCGCTTCCGATCGCACCGGCCGACCTCGCCGAGCACGCCTGCATCCGCATGCGTTTGCCCGGCGGCGCGGTCTATCGTTGGGAATTCGAGAAGGACGGCGAGCAGGTGCTGGTGGACGTTTCCGGCCGGCTCACGCTCGACGATGTCGGCCTGATCCGCGATGCGGCCCTCGCAGGCTGCGGGCTTGCGTACGTGTCCGAGTGGGAGGTCGCCGACGACTTGCACGAAGGACGCCTGGTTCATCTGCTGGCAGAATGGACTCCACCATTCCCGGGGATTTGCCTCTACTACCCGGGCCGCCGCCATGTGCCGGCAGGCCTGCGCGCCTTCATCGACCTCATACAGGAGCGGCGTCGCCACCCCCGGGGCTGA